In Mycobacterium sp. JS623, one genomic interval encodes:
- the cobM gene encoding precorrin-4 C(11)-methyltransferase: MTVYFIGAGPGAADLITVRGQRLLSRCPVCLYAGSIMPDDLLAMCPPDARVIDTGPLTLDQIITELADAHAAGRDVARLHSGDPSIYSALAEQCRRLDALGVDYEIVPGVPAFAAAAAVLGRELTVPGVAQTVTLTRVATLSTAMPPGEDLRTLSASGSTLVLHLAAAQIDAIVPELLAGGYRPKTPCAVVAFASWPQETVLRCTLADLADETKAAGVTRTAVIVVGDVLAADGFSDSYLYSSSRVRRGRH, translated from the coding sequence ATGACCGTCTACTTCATCGGGGCCGGGCCCGGCGCAGCCGATCTGATCACCGTGCGCGGTCAGCGGTTGCTGAGTCGCTGCCCGGTCTGCCTCTACGCGGGCTCGATCATGCCCGACGATCTGCTGGCGATGTGTCCGCCGGACGCACGTGTGATCGACACCGGCCCGCTGACGCTCGACCAGATCATCACCGAACTGGCCGATGCGCACGCCGCGGGCCGCGACGTCGCGCGGCTGCATTCGGGCGATCCGTCGATTTACAGCGCGCTCGCCGAGCAATGCCGTCGGCTCGACGCGCTCGGCGTCGATTACGAAATCGTCCCTGGCGTACCGGCGTTTGCCGCCGCCGCTGCGGTGTTAGGCCGCGAACTCACGGTGCCCGGCGTCGCGCAGACGGTGACGCTGACGCGGGTGGCGACGCTGTCGACGGCGATGCCGCCGGGAGAGGACCTGCGAACGCTCTCGGCGTCAGGCTCCACGCTGGTGCTGCATCTGGCCGCCGCTCAGATCGACGCGATCGTTCCGGAACTGCTCGCGGGCGGGTATCGGCCAAAAACCCCGTGCGCTGTAGTGGCATTCGCCTCCTGGCCGCAGGAGACGGTTTTGCGGTGCACGCTCGCCGACCTCGCCGACGAGACGAAGGCGGCAGGCGTCACCCGCACCGCGGTCATCGTGGTTGGGGATGTGCTTGCTGCCGACGGCTTTTCGGATAGCTACCTCTACTCGTCGAGTCGGGTGCGGCGAGGGCGACACTGA
- a CDS encoding cobalt-precorrin-6A reductase encodes MRVLLLGGTSEARALAARLHPDVDLISSLAGRVPDPALPVGEVRIGGFGGVEGLRQWLSETGVDVVVDATHPYAATITANAAAACDAVGLPHLVLARPPWDPGDAIVVHSDADAAKTVATEHFSRVFLTTGRSGTAAFVDVDAWFLIRAVTAPDADALPRRHQLVLSRGPYRYDDELALLREHRVDALVTKNSGGAMTRPKLDAASALGVAVVMVDRPPLPAGVTTVSTVDDAVDWVSSC; translated from the coding sequence ATGCGGGTGCTGCTGCTCGGCGGCACGTCCGAGGCTCGCGCGCTTGCCGCGCGCCTGCATCCCGACGTCGACCTGATCAGCTCGCTGGCAGGCCGGGTCCCGGATCCCGCACTGCCGGTGGGTGAGGTGCGCATCGGTGGCTTCGGTGGTGTCGAGGGACTGCGGCAGTGGTTGTCCGAGACCGGTGTCGACGTTGTGGTCGACGCCACGCATCCGTATGCCGCCACCATCACTGCCAACGCCGCGGCCGCCTGCGACGCGGTGGGCCTGCCGCATCTCGTGCTGGCCCGGCCCCCCTGGGATCCCGGTGATGCGATCGTCGTACACTCCGATGCAGATGCGGCAAAAACTGTTGCCACCGAGCACTTTTCGCGGGTGTTTCTGACCACGGGGCGGTCCGGCACGGCGGCCTTCGTCGATGTCGACGCGTGGTTCCTGATCCGTGCGGTCACCGCCCCGGATGCCGATGCCTTGCCCCGTCGTCACCAACTCGTGTTGTCACGTGGTCCGTATCGCTATGACGACGAGCTCGCCCTGCTGCGTGAGCACCGCGTTGATGCGTTGGTGACCAAGAACAGCGGGGGAGCAATGACCCGACCGAAACTGGATGCGGCCTCGGCGCTCGGTGTCGCGGTGGTGATGGTGGACCGTCCGCCGTTGCCTGCGGGGGTGACGACGGTGAGCACCGTCGACGACGCCGTCGACTGGGTCAGTAGCTGTTGA
- a CDS encoding bifunctional cobalt-precorrin-7 (C(5))-methyltransferase/cobalt-precorrin-6B (C(15))-methyltransferase: MIVVVGIGADGMAGLSPTSAAELRRATIVYGSHRQLDLLDDTVAAERRQWSSPMLGMVETLGSIEGDVHVVASGDPMLHGVGRLLIRLLGADKVTVLPHVSSVSLACARLGWAVQETEVISLMTADLPAAVRPSGHAIVLCRDGDGPGLLARLLTDGGRADSQLTVFEQLGGPTERRRDATAGQWAASPPDDVDDLNVVAVRYLPDDTRLSVLPDDAYAHDGQITKQSMRAVTLAALAPQKGERLWDVGAGSGSIAIEWCRSGSGCRAVAFERDEHRRQRITENCLRHGVVVDVRGEAPAAFDEAVLSDRGVDELPRPSAIFIGGGVTQPGLLDACYDRLPAGGRLVANAVTAESEAILAQWYSRLGGVLRRFQHYRGEPVGGFTGWRPALPVTQWSVTKP, translated from the coding sequence GTGATCGTGGTCGTTGGAATCGGCGCGGACGGCATGGCGGGCCTTTCGCCGACATCAGCCGCTGAATTGCGCAGGGCGACAATCGTTTACGGCTCTCATCGCCAACTCGACCTGCTCGACGACACCGTCGCAGCGGAGCGCAGACAGTGGTCATCGCCGATGCTCGGCATGGTGGAGACGCTCGGCAGCATCGAGGGCGATGTACATGTTGTCGCCAGCGGAGACCCGATGCTGCACGGAGTCGGCCGCCTGCTGATCCGGCTCCTCGGCGCGGACAAGGTGACGGTGCTGCCGCACGTGTCATCGGTGTCATTGGCATGTGCGCGGCTCGGCTGGGCGGTCCAGGAAACCGAGGTGATCAGCCTGATGACAGCCGATCTGCCCGCGGCAGTACGGCCCAGCGGGCACGCGATCGTCCTCTGCCGCGACGGCGATGGCCCGGGCTTGTTGGCCCGGTTGCTCACCGACGGCGGGCGCGCTGACTCTCAACTGACGGTTTTCGAGCAACTCGGCGGACCGACCGAGCGCCGCCGCGACGCGACCGCCGGACAGTGGGCCGCAAGTCCACCCGACGATGTCGATGACCTCAACGTGGTTGCCGTGCGCTACCTGCCCGATGACACTCGGCTGTCGGTGCTGCCCGACGATGCGTATGCGCACGACGGCCAGATCACCAAACAATCGATGCGGGCGGTCACCCTCGCCGCGCTGGCACCGCAGAAGGGCGAGCGGCTGTGGGACGTCGGCGCGGGGTCGGGCAGCATCGCGATCGAATGGTGTCGCAGCGGGAGCGGTTGTCGAGCAGTCGCATTCGAACGCGACGAGCATCGCCGGCAGCGCATCACCGAGAATTGCTTGAGGCACGGAGTCGTTGTCGACGTACGCGGTGAGGCGCCTGCGGCATTTGACGAAGCCGTGTTGAGCGACCGTGGTGTCGACGAATTGCCGCGGCCGTCGGCGATCTTCATCGGCGGTGGTGTGACCCAACCGGGGCTGCTCGACGCCTGCTACGACCGACTACCGGCGGGCGGACGGCTGGTCGCCAACGCCGTCACCGCAGAATCCGAAGCCATTCTCGCCCAATGGTATTCCCGCTTGGGCGGCGTGCTTCGGCGGTTCCAGCACTACCGCGGCGAGCCGGTCGGCGGCTTCACCGGCTGGCGGCCCGCGTTGCCCGTAACACAGTGGTCGGTGACCAAGCCATGA
- a CDS encoding phosphotransferase family protein translates to MTPGIPRTPENVTPAWLGSVLGAEVRYVGVTPIGTGQTGATYRVSATYAADVDLPDTFAVKLPATDDTVRERVALGYRSEVEFYTDVAEHMSVPVPGCYFSDISDSGADFVLVLADMAPAVQGDQIAGCTPEEAQLAVDAIAGLHGPSWCDPTWLGLASISMPKPGDEAAAKGLGDVSVMAADITIEKLGPRMSTEDCETLRAAMGLVTPWLLAEPDRFSLMHGDYRLDNLLFDPDRTRITVVDWQTMGVGLPTRDLAYFTATSLAPEMRAEIERDLVSRYHDALSGYGVTGYDAETCWRDYRLGVVQAPLISALGFAFAASTERGDEMMLTMFHRGCRAIRELETLELINSY, encoded by the coding sequence GTGACTCCTGGCATTCCACGCACACCGGAAAATGTAACGCCGGCTTGGCTCGGATCGGTCCTTGGCGCCGAGGTCCGCTATGTCGGCGTCACGCCCATCGGCACCGGCCAGACCGGCGCGACGTATCGGGTGTCCGCGACATATGCGGCCGACGTTGACCTGCCGGACACATTCGCGGTCAAGCTGCCTGCCACCGACGATACGGTCCGCGAGCGCGTCGCACTCGGCTACCGCTCCGAGGTCGAGTTCTACACCGACGTCGCCGAGCACATGAGCGTCCCGGTGCCGGGGTGCTACTTCAGCGACATCAGCGACAGCGGAGCCGATTTCGTGCTGGTGCTCGCCGATATGGCGCCTGCCGTACAGGGCGATCAGATCGCTGGCTGCACACCGGAGGAAGCACAACTGGCGGTGGACGCCATCGCCGGGTTGCACGGCCCGAGTTGGTGCGATCCGACTTGGCTTGGGCTGGCGTCGATCTCGATGCCGAAACCGGGCGACGAAGCAGCAGCGAAAGGCCTCGGCGATGTATCGGTGATGGCCGCCGACATCACCATCGAGAAGCTCGGTCCGCGCATGAGCACCGAGGATTGCGAAACCCTGCGCGCTGCGATGGGATTGGTGACGCCGTGGCTGTTGGCCGAGCCGGACCGGTTCTCGCTGATGCACGGTGACTACCGGCTCGACAATCTGCTGTTCGACCCGGATCGCACGCGCATCACGGTGGTCGACTGGCAGACCATGGGGGTCGGCCTGCCGACGCGGGACCTGGCGTACTTCACCGCGACCAGCCTCGCACCCGAGATGCGAGCGGAGATCGAGCGGGACTTGGTTAGCCGGTATCACGACGCGCTGTCGGGGTACGGCGTGACGGGTTACGACGCCGAGACATGTTGGCGCGACTACCGTCTCGGCGTGGTGCAGGCGCCGTTGATCAGCGCGCTCGGCTTTGCGTTCGCGGCGTCCACCGAACGCGGCGACGAGATGATGCTGACGATGTTCCACCGTGGCTGCCGGGCGATCCGCGAGCTGGAGACGTTGGAGCTGATCAACAGCTACTGA